GTTTAGTCGGTTGTCGATGTCGAGCAATTTGACACACCTTCATTCTCCCGTTCTCTCACCGCATACTTTAAAATATATGCTACAACCAGTTATTATTCGTCTGGTAATTAGTAGATCGTTTCTTCTCTCTTCTAACTCAACAAAAAATTAAACTGATGCAGCAAACTATTTAGCCCAGTTACATTATCCTATTACTCTCTTCTCTATTCTCTCTCCATTTTAGTATTTAGCCCTCTTGCTTACATTCAAGTTATTATACTTGCTCTTACACAAAGTAGCTGTCCGTCAAATTTGATTTGTGAAGTTACCCTAGAACTTGGAAGGACAAAAGGGTTTTTACTGCTGCGAGACGCAGAAGGGTGGAATGTCCCTGTCCGTGGTCTCTTTTTAGCTTTAGTCAGGCGCGAGTTAATATCCCCTTGTCCTGACGTGAGCCGCCGAGATAAAAACACGCATCCTCCCCAAGTAAAACAGCACAGTAGGCACCTTTTCATCCCCACGATTCCACGCCAAAAAGAATCTGTCCTGAGAAAGCCGTGCACCTTCCTTTCTTCCGACGATAGCCATGAATCACAAGACAGCGCCTCGTgactaataataataataaagtgTACATAAAGAAGAATCTGCAAATGCACTGTCCTTTCTTTTTTTCCAGCCATTTACAGTTCTACTACTGAGGAATTCATAGAACAGGATTAGCAAAACAAAAAATTGAAGTGCTAGTAATAAATAAATTATTAATTTACAGTGGGAGAATGAAGAGATTTAATGACGACATTGCTATGGCACTGCTCTAATTTCTCTGTATCAGCTGACGATGAACAACACTGAAATCCTATTTATTTACAGCATCAAGAGCAGACCTCCTCACTCCCGTGTCTAATGGATTATCATAGCAGTATAATACGTAACTTACTAGTAGGCCGTACGATCGCATAGGAAGGAAGCAACGCATGCATGGTTCTTCTTCCCTTGTCGCATAGGAAGCAACTCATTACATTCGTGGAGGCAAATGGCAACTGCCTGCCTGGCTGCGCCTGCGCAAGGGTGCGTGGTCGTCGCGTCAGCGCGCCCTCGCCTTGGCAGCGGCGCGGTGGCGCTGGCGCCTGGAGACGACGGTCTTCTCGACAACGAAGAGCCTCCTGAAGATCCGCATGAGCAGAGCCCACgtcccggcgcggcggcggcagTGCCGGACGGCGCCGGCCCGGGATGAGGGCCGCAGCACCGGCGCGCACCCGCGGGCCGCCGCGGGCTCCGACTCGGAGTCCGACGGCGACCacggcccggcggcggcggcgcggcagcagcagcaggcgcccCGCGCCAGCTCCTCGTTGAAGTCCTCCCACAGCAGGTCCATCCTGTCCTCCTCCGTGGCGTCGCCTCCCGCCCCCGCCGGCGCCGCCACGGCGGTGAGCGTGGGTGCTCCGCTGCTTGTCACCGGCGGTGGCGCGGCGGCGGGAGGGGGAGGAGGGGACAAGGGCGGCGGCGATCTGGCGACGACCGCGAACCGGGGGGACGGGAGCTGGCGGCACGCTGCCGCCGCTGCCGGGAGTGGGCCTGCGACGGCAGCCGGCGGCTCGGGCGGCGCCGTCGAGGTGGCAGGGAAGGTGAGGTCGTCCATGtccattgttgttgttgttgtaatgTTAGCGTTCGACGATCGAGTCGATGTGTTATGTGTGTGTGCTATTGGTATTTGCTAGCCAGAGATATAGATGACGTCGCTGCTCGCTGTTAATACACTTCGCTCGGCCAAGCCGAGCCTGTGTCGATCTGTGTATGCCGGCCGTACTACCAACACGCGCGCGGCATATGGACCTGGACTGCAGTGGTAGAAGGATGGAGTTCACTGTGTGCCACTGACATGTGACGCGCGTACTAGATGCGTAAAGCTGTACGGTGTCTTCCACCACCGATCTGCACTGGCTCTGCTGGGGTGCAGCTCGATCCGCCGACAGGAGAGGGCATACGGTACGGTGTCTTCCACCACCGATTGGTACAGCCGTCCACGACCCCCTACGTCCCTACCCAGGCCCCAATCACCCTGGGAGCCCGCCCGGGACCGAGCGAGCAAAACGCAACAGAGGGCGGCCGCACCGCATCACACACAGCtagtccggggccgaggccgatcgGTGGGCGTGCCGTGGTGGTGGTCTGGTGGATGACACCTGACGCCTCATGAGTCGGAGTCGGGCAGTCGGCGAGGGCCCTGGCGCATTTGGCTGCCAGCTTCGGCCGTCGCTGTGGCGTGATGCGGCCTGGGCAGTGGGCACCCACCCACCCATTGCTCTATGTCGCCGTCGCGCGACACTTGCCTTGGCGGCTGCTCCGCTTACCTTGCCTCACACCCGTGTGTGTTTGCGCGCGCGGCTAGCGAACGAGCGAGCAGCCACCGCCCCACCGGCCGTCAGGTATGTGTGCCAGGTCAGGTGAGGTGTGTCAATGTGGGCAACCGCTAAAATGCAGCCAGTCATTAGATGCAAAATGAAAGGGTATAAGTAGGTCTTTTGGTTCATTCAATCTAGATTCAACCGTATATTATATTTAGAGATAACCAAACGAGCCGTCCGGCCCGGTCCGGGtccggtgaagcccggcccgccaggcacgGTAAGAAAACCAGGCCGACCGTCTAAGCACGCGGGCTCAATTTCCTGTCCGAGTCCGGCCCGCAGCGGGTCTAAACGGGTCGGGCCGACCcttttagcacgaaaaaagcgggccGAAAAGCGGGATATGCGGGTCGGTAATCACGTTTTAATataaaaaagcgggcttaacgggcttagaggttaACGGGTCGTACCGGTCTagctagagatggccaaacgggccgcccggcccggtccggcccgggcaCGGTGAAGCCCAGTAcgttttgggcccggcccgccaggcacggttagaaaaccgAGCCGGGCCTTCTAAGCCCGCGGGCTTGATTCTCTGTCTGAGCCCGACCCACAGCAGGCCTAAACGGGCCGTAGCACGAAAAAAGTGGGCCGAAAGCGGGCTAAGCGGGCCGAAAAAGCACGTTTTAGTGCAAAAAAACGGGCTTAAcgtgcttagaggtaaacgggccgtgccgggttacctagtttcctgtccgagcccggcccactTATTCGTGCCGGACCGGACCGGGCCCACAtagaacgggccgtgccgggctcgaACCGGACCCaaacagcgggcttcgtgccgggctcgcgggcctcgtgcttattggccatctataggtctagcccaccgtgcctagtttcccGTCCGAGCCCgacccgcttattcgtgccggccCAGCCCAGGTCCGCATAGAACCGGGTCGTGCTAGGCTCGGACTGGGCCCAAACAGCGGGTTTCGTGCCGGGCTCGCgagcctcgtgcttattggccatctataaTTATATTTAACATTTAAACTCTTTCACCACTATGTTGGGCAGTTTTATAAAAAAAATAACAAACCACGATTATATCTACGGTTGGATCTAAATCAAATAGACCAAGAAACTTGCTTGCATGCTTGAACCTAATACGGTTGGATCTAAATCAAATAGACCAAGAAATTTGGTTGCACGATTGAACCTAATGGTTGCTTGCATATTAGTTGTAGCCGTCAGGATGTGCCTTAGCGTCGTTCTTGTTTACATATTTTATGCTTTTTACGTTACTTAGGAGTGTTTAATGTCTGATGGCTGTTAAAATTAGATAAAAACATCTAAACAGTTTAGCTAATAATTTAACTATTAGCTATTTTcagcaaattagctaatagttagctacttATTTGTTAGTTAGTTAGTTTCGCTAGTATTTTTTAGCCAACTAGTGACTATTAGCTTTGGTGTATTCAAACACCTTCTTAATGGATTTAAGATTGTGAGAAGATATGTTTTACATCACACAAGGGGGCGGACGAGGTGTATACGTGGCCAATGGGCCATGCCGTGTCAGCACGGCCCGAGCCCGTCCTCGCCCATGCCGATTTAATTTGACCGAGGCACGACACGGATAAAATAGCGGGTCGTATCATACCCATCCGTGGGCCAAAGCCTGAGCCCAACCCCAACCATGACCCTACTAGTTTTAAACGGGTTGTCTGGGCTATTGTGCTGTGTCGTGCTACCGTGCCGGACGACACAAGGCCCGCCTTATAATAGAGcttgaaaatagcttatttttcgTAACAAACTTGAAGTGGGGGTCGAGTTGATCATATTTATGGGCTAGATTAGG
This portion of the Zea mays cultivar B73 chromosome 2, Zm-B73-REFERENCE-NAM-5.0, whole genome shotgun sequence genome encodes:
- the LOC100274528 gene encoding uncharacterized protein LOC100274528, whose amino-acid sequence is MDMDDLTFPATSTAPPEPPAAVAGPLPAAAAACRQLPSPRFAVVARSPPPLSPPPPPAAAPPPVTSSGAPTLTAVAAPAGAGGDATEEDRMDLLWEDFNEELARGACCCCRAAAAGPWSPSDSESEPAAARGCAPVLRPSSRAGAVRHCRRRAGTWALLMRIFRRLFVVEKTVVSRRQRHRAAAKARAR